A window from Brachionichthys hirsutus isolate HB-005 chromosome 4, CSIRO-AGI_Bhir_v1, whole genome shotgun sequence encodes these proteins:
- the aplnra gene encoding apelin receptor A: METATGEYANYEYYDDNETDCDYSEWEPSYSLIPVLYMLIFILGLSGNGVVIFTVWRGKAKRRAADVYIGNLALADLTFVVTLPLWAVYTALGYHWPFGVALCKISSYVVLVNMYASVFCLTCLSFDRYLAIVHSLSSSRLRSRGAMLASLGAIWLLSGLLAVPTLLFRTTVNEQSSNRTTCAMDFSLVTRIQRHEYLWIAGLSLSSSALGFLLPFLAMTIFYCFIGCTVTRHFSNLRKEDQKKRRLLKIITTLVVVFAICWTPFHVLKSMDALSYLNLAPSSCGFLRFLLLAHPYATCLAYVNSCLNPFLYAFFDLRFRSQCLCLLNLKKAMHGHMSSMSSTLSAQTQKSEVQSLATKV; the protein is encoded by the coding sequence ATGGAGACCGCCACCGGGGAGTACGCCAACTACGAGTACTACGACGACAACGAGACCGACTGCGACTACTCCGAGTGGGAGCCCTCGTACTCCCTCATCCCGGTCCTCTACATGCTGATCTTCATCCTGGGGCTGTCCGGGAACGGCGTGGTCATCTTCACCGTCTGGAGAGGCAAAGCCAAGCGGCGCGCCGCCGACGTCTACATCGGGAACCTGGCGCTGGCCGACCTCACCTTCGTCGTGACCCTGCCGCTGTGGGCCGTGTACACGGCGCTGGGCTACCACTGGCCCTTCGGCGTGGCTCTGTGTAAGATCAGCAGCTACGTGGTTCTGGTCAACATGTACGCCAGCGTGTTCTGCCTCACCTGCCTGAGCTTCGACCGCTACCTGGCCATCGTGCACTCTCTGTCCAGCAGCAGGCTGCGCTCGCGGGGCGCCATGCTGGCCTCCCTGGGGGCCATTTGGCTGCTGTCCGGCCTCCTCGCCGTGCCCACGCTGCTCTTCCGCACCACCGTCAACGAGCAAAGCAGCAACCGGACCACGTGCGCCATGGACTTCAGCCTGGTGACGAGGATCCAGAGGCACGAGTACCTCTGGATCGCCGGGCTCAGCCTGTCCTCCTCGGCTTTGGGCTTTCTCCTCCCCTTCTTGGCCATGACCATCTTCTACTGCTTCATCGGCTGCACCGTCACGCGCCACTTCAGCAACCTGCGGAAGGAGGACCAGAAGAAGAGGCGGCTGCTGAAGATCATCACCACGCTGGTGGTGGTGTTCGCCATCTGCTGGACTCCTTTCCACGTCCTGAAGAGCATGGACGCCCTGTCCTACCTGAACCTGGCGCCGAGCTCCTGCGGCTTCCtgcgcttcctgctgctggccCACCCCTACGCCACCTGCCTGGCCTACGTCAACAGCTGCCTCAACCCCTTCCTGTACGCCTTCTTCGACCTGCGCTTCCGGTCCCAGTGCCTGTGCCTGCTCAACCTGAAGAAGGCCATGCACGGCCACATGAGCTCCATGTCGTCCACGCTCAGCGCCCAGACCCAGAAGTCAGAGGTTCAGTCCCTGGCCACCAAGGTGTAG